From one Triticum aestivum cultivar Chinese Spring chromosome 4B, IWGSC CS RefSeq v2.1, whole genome shotgun sequence genomic stretch:
- the LOC123093344 gene encoding ubiquitin-related modifier 1 homolog, translating to MHLTLEFGGGLELLLEKSTKVHKVDVQHRDGEDKATMKGLLSWVKSNLIKERPEMFIKDDSVRPGVLVLINDCDWELCGGLDAELEEKDVVVFISTLHGG from the exons ATGCATCTCACTCTTGAATTCGG GGGCGGTCTGGAGCTTCTCCTAGAGAAATCCACCAAGGTACACAAGGTGGATGTCCAGCATAGGGACGGTGAAGACAAG GCCACGATGAAGGGGTTGCTCTCTTGGGTGAAGTCCAATTTGATCAAGGAGCGGCCGGAGATGTTCATCAAAGATGATTCTGT GAGGCCTGGGGTTCTTGTCCTTATAAACGACTGCGACTGGGAGTTGTGTGGTGGCCTTGATGCAGAGTTGGAAGAGAAGGACGTGGTTGTGTTCATCTCCACACTGCACGGTGGTTAA